The Kribbella sp. NBC_00662 nucleotide sequence CAGCCCGACGGCCTTGTGTCCGTGTGACAACAGCGCACGCGTCACGATCCCGACCGGGTTGGTGAAGTCGATGATCCACGCGTCCGGATTGGTACGCCGTACCCGCTCTGCGATGTCGAGCACCACCGGCACGGTCCGCAATGCTTTCGCTAGGCCGCCAGCCCCGGTCGTCTCCTGGCCGACACAGCCGCACTCCAGCGGCCAGGTCTCGTCCTCGTTGCGCGCTGCCTGCCCGCCGACGCGCAGCTGGAGCAGTACGGCGTCCGCACCCTCGATGCCCGCGTCCAGGTCGGAGGTGGTGATCACACGTCCCGCATGCCCTTGTTTTGCGAAGATCCGGCGTGCCAGACCTCCGACCAACTCCAGCCGGTCGGCTGCTGGATCGACCAGCACCAGCTCCGAAACAGGCAACGTGTCGCGCAACCGCGCGAAGCCGTCGACGAGCTCGGGTGTGTAGGTGGATCCGCCACCAACGACTGTGAGTTTCACCTTTGACTCCTAGGTAACCGGTGGACCCGCTGTGTCGAAGACTTCGTCGCGGGTGGTGATCAATGCGGACTGCAGTGCTCCGGAGAGCACGGGGTCGGTGCTGATCGCGGTCATCAGCAGCTGCGGCCGCGGTACGGCGAGATCGGCGAGCTCGTCCTGGACGAGACCGCGCAGCCGTTCCCCGCCCGCGGTGATGACGCCGCCGGCCAGCACGATCAGCTCGGGATCGACGACCGCGACGATCGCCGCCAGACCGACCGCCAGCCGGTGCGCGAACTCCTCGAGTACGGCGTCGCCCGCGCCCTCGGTCTGCAGCGCGATCGCGATCGCGGCCTCCGGCGTACGTGCCTTCAGGCCGTGCTCGCGGGCGAGCTCCAGGACCGGTTCGCCGCCGGCAAGCTCCTGGAAGCCGCCGGCGTTGTTGCGGCCGACGTTGCGGACCAGCGGCGTACCCGGGAGCGGCAGGAACGCGACCTCGCCCGCGCCGCCGGTCGCACCGCGGTGCAACCGCCCGTTGATGACGATCGCGGCGCCGATGCCTTCCTCACCCCACAGCAGCACGAAGTTGTCGTGCTCGCGGGCGTGGCCGATGCGCTGCTCGGCGATCGCGGCCAGATTGACGTCGTTCTCGACCTCCAGCGGTACGGCGATCGCGGCGGCCAGCTCCTCGAGCAGATGCGGCGCGTGCCACCCTGGCAGGTGGGTCGCGTACCGCAGCCGGCCGGTGGTCGGGTCGAAACCACCCGGAGTACCGATCGAGACCCGGTGCAGTCGCTCGCGGTTCAGACCCGCCTCGCCGGCCGCGCCCTCGATCGCCTTGACCACCCGGTCGACCGTGCCCTTGGCGCTGCGGCCCGGCGTGGCCAGCTCGTACTCGCCGACCACCTTGCCGGTCAGGTCCGCAACGGCCGCCCGGATCCGGGCCGGCGTCACGTCAAGGCCCGCGACGTACGCGATGCTGCCGTTGATCTCGTAGAGCTGTGCGTTCGGCCCGGGCCGGCCCGCGGTGGTGCCGCTCTGGCGGACCAGGTGCGCAGCCTCCAGCCGCGCGAGCAGCTGGGATGCGGTCGGCTTGGACAGACCGGTCAGGTTGCCCAGCGTGGTGCGGGAGAGCGGGCCCTGGCTGAGCAGCAGATCCAGGGCGGCGCGGTCGTTCATCGCGCGCAGCAGGCGCGGCGTTCCGGGTGTTGTTGCCATGGGCCAACCCTGCCTCCCTTCGCCGCCCGCGGGTACTCGCCGCGCTGACTCGCGTGACTGTTAGGAAAGTTTACTATTAACGCGAGACCGTACGGCGGAGAAGGCCGGGTGTCAATCGGCAGACGCTACGGCAAGGCTGGATCGGTGCGGCTATGCCTGATCGGCCAGCAGGGCGAACGACACCAGCCAGTGCGTCGACATGAAGTCCCCGCCGGTGACCGTCGGCAGCACGGCCTCGACCTGACGGTCCGCGCCTTCACGAAGAACCGCAGCCACATCGGGCAGCGCGGGTGCGATCGTCCGCAACTGCCAGGCCCGACTCAACGCAAGCCCTGACAGGTGCGCCAACTGGCCGTCCCCGGAGTCGTCCGTCATCGGCACCTCCAGCAAGTGCTGATGAGCGTCCTTCCCCAGTCCCGGAAGGAACGCGGACAGCCAACTCGAGAACTCCGCATCCGGCAGCACCCGTCGCATCAACTCCGCCTCGGACAACGCGGGCGACAGGAAGTCCGTACCGGACGGCTCGAAGCGCGTGTCGTACGCCGTGTCCGCCCCGAACCACTCGACCGCCCGGGCGCGAACTGCGTCGACCACATCCGCCCGGCCGAGCTCGTCGTTCGCCTCGAACAACAAGGCGAGCGCGAACGCCGTATTGAGATGCACACCGTGCCGCACCGGATAGGCCTGCTTCGGCAACCAGGCGAGTACTAGGTCCGCGATGACGTCGCCGAGCGGCCTGAGTGCCTCCGCCCACTTGGTCTGACGACCGGCGGCCACCAGCATCGCCGCCCAGGCCCAGCCGTACGGACGTTCGTACGACGGCCGCTCGCGCAGGTACTCCGCCTCGATGGCGATGGCCTCCGGTGTCAGGCGCCGATCGAGTACCTCGATCGGACGCCCGCCGACCTGGTCCGGTGCCAGTGCGAGCAACCGGACCAGGGACCACTGCATGTGCGCGCTGGAGTGCCAGTCGTACGACCCGTGGAAGGCAGGGTGCAGACGATCCGGGGTGACGTCGACGTCGTCCGGGCCGGTCGACGCATGCCCAGCGCCGTACGGGTACGGCGTTTCGAGCACCTGACAGGCGATGTCGGCCCAGGCGGCGGCGTACTCCATTTGCGACTCCTCAGAAGGCGAAGATGTACATGATCACGATGTTGCAGGCGAGCAGCGGGACGGCGGTCGGGATCTGGGCCTTGATCGGCCCGTATTGATCCTTCATCTCCAGCAGTGCCGCGGGGACCAGATTGAAGTTGGCGGCCATCGGCGTACACAAAGTGCCGCAGAAGCCGGCCAGCATGCCGACCGCGAACACCACCGCCGGCGTGCCGTGGAACTGCTGTACCAGCAGCGGCCAGCCGACCGCAGCGGTCATCACCGGGAACGCCGCGAACGCGTTGCCCATGATGATCGTGAAGATCGCCATCCCGATGCAGTACAGCGCGACGGCAGCGATCAGCGAGCCCTTCGGGATCAGGTGATCGGTGACCCGGCCGACCGCCTTCCCGACGCCGGACGCGGTGAACAGCAGGCCGAGCGTGGCGAGCATCTGCGGCAGGATCGCGGCCCAGCCGATGTGTTCGAGCAGCCGTCGGCCTTCGTGCAGCGGGACGGCGGGGGACCTCGGCCGGAACAGGATCAGGCCGACGGCCAGCGCGAGGATCGAGGCGACGCCGAGGCCGATGATGGTGGCCGAGCCGGCCTCGAGCAGCAGCTTGCCGTTGCCGAGCTTCACCTTGGCCAGCCAGGCGCCGAAGATCGCCGCGACCACCGGGATCACCAGCGCCGGCAGGAACAGCTTGTTGCCGAACCGGTCCGCGAAGCGCGCCCGCTGCTCCGGCGTCGTCGTACGCTCCTGACCGCGGCCCGGGAAACCCGCGCCGGCGAGCGCCGCGATACCGATCACCGCGATGCCGAGCAGCCAGGCCGGAGCCTGCTTGTGCACCACGAAGGTGCCGTAGCAGAACGACAGTCCGAGGATGCCGCAGAACGCCGCGCTGCCGATGCGCTTGTGGTTGCTGCGGTCGTTGACGACCTGCAGCGCGATCAGCAGGAAGAAGATCCCGCACAGCCAGTAGAACCACTCGACCTTGATCACCGGGCCACCTCCTCGGCCTCGGCCTCGGCGTCGGCCTCGGCAGCCATCTTGTCGAGCGTCCGATCCAGCAGCCACAGCCGCGAGCCATGGATGAGCAGGGCGCAGATACCGGTCGGGATCGCCCAGACGGCGATGTCGATCGCTTCGAGCTTCAGGCCGTACGTCGTGTCCACGAAGCCGGTGATCAGCAGGATGGAGCCGATCGCGACGAAGATGTCCTCGCCGAAGAAGACCCCGACGGTGTCGGCGCTGGCGGCGAAGCCCTTGATCTTCTCCTGCATCTTCTCCGGCAACTTGCCGTACTTGCGTTCGGCCGCACCGGCGGCCATCGGGTGGATCAGCGGCCGGACCGCCTGCGCGTAGCCGCCGATGCTGGTCAGGCCGACCGCGGCCGTGCCTTGCCGGATCAGCATGTACAGGGCCAGGAGACGGCCGGTGGTGAGGACCTTGAGTTTGCTGATCAGCTTGCGGGCCTGGTGCTGCAGGCCGTAGCGCTCGATCAGCCCGATGACGGGCAGGGTGACGATGAAGACGGTGACGGACCGGCTGCCGGCGAAGCCGTCGCCGAACGCGTTCAGGATCTTGACCGGAGACAGGCCGCCGATCAGGCCGGCCACGATCCCGGCCGCGGTGACGACCAGCATCGAGTTGATTCGGAGGGCGAACCCGACGACCACCACCGCAATGGCGAGCAGAACCCACATGGTTCCTCCCGGAGGGACAGGGCGATTCCGCTCACCATAGGAGATTGTTGAACGATCCTGCAATGGATCATTCGAACAAATTGCCCGGACACGTGAGAACGCGCCGTGACCACGAGGGTCCGGCGCGTTATCGGTTCGGGGGTCGGTTAGGGGCCGGTCAGGGCAGGCGCCAGTCGACCGGAGTCGCGCCCTGCTGCTCGAGGAGCGCGTTGACGCGGCTGAACGGGCGGGAGCCGAAGAAGCCCCGGTCCGCGGACATGGGGCTCGGGTGCGCGCTCTCGACGTACGGCGTGCTGCCGAGCATCGGCTTGAGGGTCTGGGCGTCGCGGCCCCACAGGATCGCGACCAGCGGGCCACCGCGGTCCACGAGCGCGTGGATCGCCTGCTCGGTGACGCTCTCCCAGCCCTTGCCGCGATGCGCACCGGACTTGCCAGGCTGCACGGTCAGCACCCTGTTGAGCATCAGCACGCCCTGCTCGGCCCACGGCGTCAGATCACCGTTGGACGGAGCCGGTACGCCGACGTCCGCCATCAGCTCGCGGTAGATGTTCGCCAGACTCCGCGGGATCGGCCGGACGTCGGGAGCCACCGAGAAGCTGAGCCCCACCGGGTGTCCGGGCGTCGGGTACGGATCCTGGCCGACCACCAGCACCTTCACCTGCTGCAGCGGCTGCTGGAACGCGCGCAGCACGTTCTCACCCGCCGGCAGATAAGCACGCCCGGCAGCGATCTCGCCGCGCAGGAACTCACCCATCTTCGCGACCGTGTCCTCGACCGGCGCCAAAGCATCGGCCCAGTCCGGCGCCACCAGATCCGTCAACGTCTTGGGACTCACCCGCCACAGTTTCGCAGCACCACGACCAGCTGTGCACCCCGGGTTGTCGCTCACTGTTCGCGTGTCGCTCAAACACTGGTCTTGCGTCACAGGGTACAAAGGTCGCGGCCCCGCAAAGGTATGAGCTTGCGGGGCCTTTGCTATGGGTTGGCTATGGGTTGGTTATGGGTTGGCCAGGCGCTGTAGTGCGGTGGCGTAGCGGCGGGCGGCGTAGTGCTGGGCCTTGCGGGTGAGCGGGCCGGCCAGGCGGGTGTACCAGGTGGCGCCGCGGCTGTAGGCGCGGACGGTGAAGTAGATGCCGTCGGGGTCGCGGGTGACGACGAAGGACTCCTCGCCGGACTCGGGGTGGCCCTGCAGCGTGCCGTACGCGAAGCCGATGCGGTCCGGTTCGTTGACGGTCCAGACGACTCGGCAGGGGACCGGCAGGCCGATGCCGTCCAGTGGCGACTGGCCGATCAGCAGACCCGGTCCGAGGCGGCCGAGCGAGTTGCTGCCGAGCCGCGCGGTCTTGTCGGTTGCTGTCATCGGCAGTCCGGCTGCAGGTTGCATCTGCCAGCTCAGCAGTGCGTCAGCGGCCCGGTGGAACACCTCATCACCTACGCCGATCCGTTGGCGGTACTCCAGACGGTGGTACCCCTCGGGTGTCTCGACGTACCGCGTCGACCCCACGACGTCGTACGTGAGCTGCAGCCCCGCCAACTCTTCCAGCCTCATCCGGCTCCTTCCCGCCGCATCGCCAGCACACCGCACAAC carries:
- a CDS encoding ROK family protein, which codes for MATTPGTPRLLRAMNDRAALDLLLSQGPLSRTTLGNLTGLSKPTASQLLARLEAAHLVRQSGTTAGRPGPNAQLYEINGSIAYVAGLDVTPARIRAAVADLTGKVVGEYELATPGRSAKGTVDRVVKAIEGAAGEAGLNRERLHRVSIGTPGGFDPTTGRLRYATHLPGWHAPHLLEELAAAIAVPLEVENDVNLAAIAEQRIGHAREHDNFVLLWGEEGIGAAIVINGRLHRGATGGAGEVAFLPLPGTPLVRNVGRNNAGGFQELAGGEPVLELAREHGLKARTPEAAIAIALQTEGAGDAVLEEFAHRLAVGLAAIVAVVDPELIVLAGGVITAGGERLRGLVQDELADLAVPRPQLLMTAISTDPVLSGALQSALITTRDEVFDTAGPPVT
- a CDS encoding DUF2891 domain-containing protein, which encodes MEYAAAWADIACQVLETPYPYGAGHASTGPDDVDVTPDRLHPAFHGSYDWHSSAHMQWSLVRLLALAPDQVGGRPIEVLDRRLTPEAIAIEAEYLRERPSYERPYGWAWAAMLVAAGRQTKWAEALRPLGDVIADLVLAWLPKQAYPVRHGVHLNTAFALALLFEANDELGRADVVDAVRARAVEWFGADTAYDTRFEPSGTDFLSPALSEAELMRRVLPDAEFSSWLSAFLPGLGKDAHQHLLEVPMTDDSGDGQLAHLSGLALSRAWQLRTIAPALPDVAAVLREGADRQVEAVLPTVTGGDFMSTHWLVSFALLADQA
- a CDS encoding DUF979 domain-containing protein, which codes for MIKVEWFYWLCGIFFLLIALQVVNDRSNHKRIGSAAFCGILGLSFCYGTFVVHKQAPAWLLGIAVIGIAALAGAGFPGRGQERTTTPEQRARFADRFGNKLFLPALVIPVVAAIFGAWLAKVKLGNGKLLLEAGSATIIGLGVASILALAVGLILFRPRSPAVPLHEGRRLLEHIGWAAILPQMLATLGLLFTASGVGKAVGRVTDHLIPKGSLIAAVALYCIGMAIFTIIMGNAFAAFPVMTAAVGWPLLVQQFHGTPAVVFAVGMLAGFCGTLCTPMAANFNLVPAALLEMKDQYGPIKAQIPTAVPLLACNIVIMYIFAF
- a CDS encoding DUF969 domain-containing protein; protein product: MWVLLAIAVVVVGFALRINSMLVVTAAGIVAGLIGGLSPVKILNAFGDGFAGSRSVTVFIVTLPVIGLIERYGLQHQARKLISKLKVLTTGRLLALYMLIRQGTAAVGLTSIGGYAQAVRPLIHPMAAGAAERKYGKLPEKMQEKIKGFAASADTVGVFFGEDIFVAIGSILLITGFVDTTYGLKLEAIDIAVWAIPTGICALLIHGSRLWLLDRTLDKMAAEADAEAEAEEVAR
- a CDS encoding uracil-DNA glycosylase, with amino-acid sequence MSPKTLTDLVAPDWADALAPVEDTVAKMGEFLRGEIAAGRAYLPAGENVLRAFQQPLQQVKVLVVGQDPYPTPGHPVGLSFSVAPDVRPIPRSLANIYRELMADVGVPAPSNGDLTPWAEQGVLMLNRVLTVQPGKSGAHRGKGWESVTEQAIHALVDRGGPLVAILWGRDAQTLKPMLGSTPYVESAHPSPMSADRGFFGSRPFSRVNALLEQQGATPVDWRLP
- a CDS encoding DUF1990 family protein, encoding MRLEELAGLQLTYDVVGSTRYVETPEGYHRLEYRQRIGVGDEVFHRAADALLSWQMQPAAGLPMTATDKTARLGSNSLGRLGPGLLIGQSPLDGIGLPVPCRVVWTVNEPDRIGFAYGTLQGHPESGEESFVVTRDPDGIYFTVRAYSRGATWYTRLAGPLTRKAQHYAARRYATALQRLANP